The Nostoc sp. NIES-3756 DNA window ACACTGGAAGAACAAACCCATACGCGATCGCGCAACCTCGATAACCCTGATGAACTCTACTTCGGTGTGCATCAAGACATGATGGCAGCGAAGAAACAACAACCCATCGAAGGCGCACAATGGACTGGGATAGTCAGCACCATTGCCATAGAAATGCTCAATCGGGGCTTAGTTGAAGGTGTTGTCTGTGTGCAGAATACCAAAGAAGACCGCTTCCAACCCATGCCTGTGATTGCTCGTACCCCAGAAGAAATACTGGCAGCGCGTGTAAATAAACCAACACTTTCCCCTAACCTTTCCATATTGGAACAGGTAGAAACATCGGGGATGAAGCGATTATTAGTCATTGGTGTGGGTTGTCAAATTCAGGCGTTACGTGCTGTAGAGAAAAAACTAGGCTTAGAAAAGCTCTACGTTTTGGGTACACCATGCGTAGATAACGTCAGCCGGGCGGGACTGCAAAAATTTCTAGAAACCACCAGCCGATCGCCTGATACTGTCGTACACTATGAGTTCATGCAGGACTTTCGCATTCACTTCAAACATGAGGATGGCTCAATCGAGAAAGTACCTTTCTTTGGGTTAAAAACTAACCAACTCAAAGATGTCTTCGCCCCTTCCTGCATGAGTTGCTTCGATTATGTCAACTCCCTAGCCGATTTAGTAGTTGGTTACATGGGCGCACCCTTCGGCTGGCAGTGGATTGTAGTTAGAAATGATACAGGTAAAGAAATGCTGGACTTGGTGAAAGACCAGTTAGATACTCAGCCTGTGATGTCTCAAGGAAATCGGAAAGAAGCGGTACAACAGGGCATACCTGCTTATGATAAGGGTGTGACTCTGCCTATGTGGGCGGCAAAACTTATGGGTGTGGTGATTGATAAGATTGGGCCTAAAGGTTTGGAGTATGCCAGATTTTCGATTGATTCGCACTTTACCAGGAATTATTTATTTGTAAAGCGGAATCATGGGGAGAAGTTAGAGGCTCATGTGCCGGAGTTTGCTAAACGCATCGTTGGGCAGTATAAGTTACCAGAATAAATATTTGTGCAAAGGCGTGATGCTATTTTTATCGTCTTTATACCAAATTTGAGGATGAGGCGTAAGAAAATTAGTTTCAAGTCGCTCTGTGATCTCTGAGTCTCTGTGGTTTAATCAATGATTTTTTTACCACAGAGGCACAGAGCGACAGAGTTATATTTATAGATTAACACTGAGGATTTAAAAATTAACTTATTCATAACTTATACTTAAACTTAAATTAGTAAAAAATTAATAAGTGTGAGAGTCACTGACCGTAAAGCGCCTTGTTAAAGCAACCCAATTTGCATATATGGCAGCGTTTAAAACTCCTCTACGCTTCTTTAACGATATTGATTCTGTATCTAAGCTTGGTCTTCTCTCTTTGGGACTAGCGAGTGCCACTCTATTAGTATTTGTTAGCTTTAATTTTATAAATAGATTTAGCGGCACTAAACTTACCCTTGTGGCTGGAGATGAAAAAGGGGAAAGCTACATCATCAGTAAAGCGATTGAAG harbors:
- a CDS encoding Coenzyme F420 hydrogenase/dehydrogenase, beta subunit C-terminal domain; this translates as MTSLTPHQKAKALKPGSRRPAKELCSECGLCDTYYIHYVKEACAFITQQIDTLEEQTHTRSRNLDNPDELYFGVHQDMMAAKKQQPIEGAQWTGIVSTIAIEMLNRGLVEGVVCVQNTKEDRFQPMPVIARTPEEILAARVNKPTLSPNLSILEQVETSGMKRLLVIGVGCQIQALRAVEKKLGLEKLYVLGTPCVDNVSRAGLQKFLETTSRSPDTVVHYEFMQDFRIHFKHEDGSIEKVPFFGLKTNQLKDVFAPSCMSCFDYVNSLADLVVGYMGAPFGWQWIVVRNDTGKEMLDLVKDQLDTQPVMSQGNRKEAVQQGIPAYDKGVTLPMWAAKLMGVVIDKIGPKGLEYARFSIDSHFTRNYLFVKRNHGEKLEAHVPEFAKRIVGQYKLPE